A genomic stretch from Ovis canadensis isolate MfBH-ARS-UI-01 breed Bighorn chromosome 5, ARS-UI_OviCan_v2, whole genome shotgun sequence includes:
- the NMRK2 gene encoding nicotinamide riboside kinase 2 isoform X1, whose product MKYIVGIGGMTNGGKTTLTNNLLKALPNCCVIHQDDFFKPQDQIAVGEDGFKQWDVLESLDMEAMLSTVQAWVSSPRKFARAHGVSVRLDASDTHILILEGFLLYSYKPLVDLYSRRYFLTVPYEECKWRRSRRSYAVPDPPGLFDGHVWPTYQKYKREMEANGVEVVYLDGMKSREELFHQVLEDIQNSLLNRS is encoded by the exons ATGAAGTACATCGTGGGCATCGGAGG CATGACCAACGGCGGCAAGACTACCCTGACCAACAACCTCCTCAAGGCGCTGCCCAACTGCTGCGTGATCCACCAGGATGACTTCTTCAAG CCCCAAGACCAAATAGCAGTTGGGGAGGACGGCTTCAAACAGTGGGACG TGCTGGAGTCCCTGGACATGGAGGCCATGCTGAGCACCGTGCAGGCCTGGGTGAGCAGCCCCCGGAAGTTTGCCCGCGCCCACGGGGTCAGTGTCCGACTGGATGCCTCAGACACCCACATCCTCATTCTGGAAGGCTTCCTGCTCTATAGCTACAA GCCCCTGGTGGACTTGTACAGCCGAAGGTACTTCCTGACCGTCCCCTATGAAGAGTGTAAGTGGAGGAGAAG taGGCGAAGCTACGCGGTCCCTGATCCTCCTGGCCTCTTCGACGGCCACGTGTGGCCTACGTACCAGAAGTATAAGCGGGAGATGGAGGCCAACGGTGTGGAAGTGG TGTACCTGGACGGCATGAAGTCCCGCGAGGAGCTTTTCCACCAGGTCCTGGAAGACATTCAGAACTCACTCCTGAACCGCTCCTAG
- the NMRK2 gene encoding nicotinamide riboside kinase 2 isoform X2: MKYIVGIGGMTNGGKTTLTNNLLKALPNCCVIHQDDFFKPQDQIAVGEDGFKQWDVLESLDMEAMLSTVQAWVSSPRKFARAHGVSVRLDASDTHILILEGFLLYSYKPLVDLYSRRYFLTVPYEECKWRRRRSYAVPDPPGLFDGHVWPTYQKYKREMEANGVEVVYLDGMKSREELFHQVLEDIQNSLLNRS, encoded by the exons ATGAAGTACATCGTGGGCATCGGAGG CATGACCAACGGCGGCAAGACTACCCTGACCAACAACCTCCTCAAGGCGCTGCCCAACTGCTGCGTGATCCACCAGGATGACTTCTTCAAG CCCCAAGACCAAATAGCAGTTGGGGAGGACGGCTTCAAACAGTGGGACG TGCTGGAGTCCCTGGACATGGAGGCCATGCTGAGCACCGTGCAGGCCTGGGTGAGCAGCCCCCGGAAGTTTGCCCGCGCCCACGGGGTCAGTGTCCGACTGGATGCCTCAGACACCCACATCCTCATTCTGGAAGGCTTCCTGCTCTATAGCTACAA GCCCCTGGTGGACTTGTACAGCCGAAGGTACTTCCTGACCGTCCCCTATGAAGAGTGTAAGTGGAGGAGAAG GCGAAGCTACGCGGTCCCTGATCCTCCTGGCCTCTTCGACGGCCACGTGTGGCCTACGTACCAGAAGTATAAGCGGGAGATGGAGGCCAACGGTGTGGAAGTGG TGTACCTGGACGGCATGAAGTCCCGCGAGGAGCTTTTCCACCAGGTCCTGGAAGACATTCAGAACTCACTCCTGAACCGCTCCTAG